From bacterium, a single genomic window includes:
- the rplA gene encoding 50S ribosomal protein L1: protein MAQYGKRYREALKHIEPEKLYDPQAAVAALKQVPRAKFDETVEAHIRLGIDPKQADQQVRGTVVLPHGTGKSVRVLVFAKGDKVKEAQEAGADYTGLEEFTEKVQGGWFDFDVAIATPDVMNVVGRLGRVLGPRGLMPNPKAGTVTFDIGRAVRETKGGKIEYRVDKTGIIHTAVGKASFSEQALAENFDTLINAVVRAKPSSAKGQYLKSISLSTTMGPGIKIDPNKAQAPVPA, encoded by the coding sequence ATGGCACAGTACGGGAAGCGGTACCGCGAGGCGCTCAAGCACATCGAACCGGAGAAACTGTACGATCCGCAGGCGGCGGTGGCGGCGCTGAAGCAGGTGCCGCGCGCCAAGTTTGACGAGACGGTTGAAGCGCACATCCGGCTGGGCATCGACCCGAAGCAGGCGGACCAGCAGGTCCGCGGCACGGTCGTGCTGCCGCACGGCACCGGGAAGTCGGTGCGCGTGCTGGTATTCGCAAAGGGCGACAAGGTGAAGGAAGCCCAGGAGGCCGGCGCCGACTACACCGGCCTCGAGGAGTTCACGGAGAAGGTGCAGGGAGGCTGGTTCGACTTCGACGTGGCGATTGCGACGCCGGACGTGATGAACGTCGTCGGCCGGCTCGGCCGGGTGCTCGGTCCGCGGGGCCTGATGCCGAACCCGAAAGCCGGCACGGTGACGTTTGACATCGGGCGGGCCGTGCGCGAGACGAAGGGCGGCAAGATCGAGTACCGCGTGGACAAGACCGGCATCATCCACACCGCGGTCGGCAAGGCCTCGTTCAGCGAGCAGGCGCTCGCCGAGAACTTCGACACGCTGATCAACGCCGTGGTCCGGGCGAAGCCCTCGTCCGCGAAGGGGCAATATCTCAAGAGCATTTCGCTCAGCACGACGATGGGCCCCGGCATCAAGATTGATCCGAATAAGGCGCAGGCGCCGGTTCCGGCCTAA
- the rplK gene encoding 50S ribosomal protein L11, protein MKKVVAIVKLQIPAGKATPAPPVGPALGQHGVNIMEFCKSYNEKTSRQAGTIVPVEITIFADRTFTFVTKTPPASVLLKKAAGLETASGEPNKKKVGKVTRQQIREIAETKMPDLNARDIEAAMRMIEGTARSMGIEVA, encoded by the coding sequence ATGAAGAAGGTCGTCGCCATCGTCAAGCTGCAGATCCCGGCCGGCAAGGCCACGCCCGCGCCGCCCGTCGGCCCGGCGCTCGGTCAGCACGGCGTCAACATCATGGAGTTCTGCAAGTCGTACAACGAAAAGACGTCGCGGCAGGCCGGGACGATCGTGCCGGTGGAGATCACCATCTTCGCCGACCGGACCTTCACGTTCGTGACCAAGACGCCGCCCGCGTCCGTGCTGCTGAAGAAGGCCGCGGGACTCGAGACGGCGTCCGGGGAGCCGAACAAGAAGAAGGTCGGCAAGGTCACACGCCAGCAGATCCGTGAAATCGCCGAAACGAAGATGCCGGACCTCAACGCGCGGGACATCGAGGCCGCGATGCGGATGATCGAGGGCACGGCCCGCAGCATGGGCATCGAAGTCGCCTAA
- the nusG gene encoding transcription termination/antitermination protein NusG, with the protein MIHTYSGYENKVRTNLERRIDSMGQAEKIFRILVPTEDEIEIKDGKRRIAKKKVFPGYVLVEMIMDDDSWYVVRNTPGVTGFVGSGAKPLPLQDREVKAILKQLGDETPKFRITYQKGSAVRINSGPFMDFSGVVDEILPEKEKVRVLVSIFGRETPVELDFAQVEKI; encoded by the coding sequence GTGATCCATACCTATTCCGGGTACGAGAACAAGGTCCGCACAAACCTCGAGCGGCGGATCGACTCGATGGGCCAGGCCGAGAAGATCTTCCGGATCCTGGTGCCGACCGAGGACGAGATCGAGATCAAGGACGGCAAGCGGCGGATCGCCAAGAAGAAGGTGTTCCCCGGGTACGTGCTGGTGGAGATGATCATGGACGACGACTCCTGGTACGTCGTCCGGAACACACCGGGGGTCACGGGATTTGTCGGCTCGGGGGCCAAGCCGCTGCCGCTGCAGGATCGGGAGGTCAAGGCGATCCTCAAGCAGCTGGGCGACGAAACGCCGAAGTTCCGGATCACGTACCAGAAGGGTTCGGCGGTCCGCATCAACTCGGGGCCGTTCATGGACTTCAGCGGCGTCGTCGACGAGATCCTGCCGGAGAAGGAAAAGGTGCGCGTGCTCGTGTCGATCTTCGGCCGCGAGACGCCGGTCGAGCTCGACTTCGCGCAGGTCGAAAAGATCTAG
- the secE gene encoding preprotein translocase subunit SecE: protein MARGSEGATGSLGKPARVQAPERPRPVRAAPRRLPRFIEVSIQFLKDVRAEMNRVSWPDRQSVIASSVVVVFVLTVTALFLGGVDLVFAKLLEPILRSR, encoded by the coding sequence ATGGCGCGAGGATCGGAAGGAGCTACAGGTTCGCTGGGCAAGCCGGCGCGCGTGCAGGCGCCGGAGCGGCCCCGGCCCGTCCGCGCGGCGCCGCGGCGGCTGCCGCGCTTCATCGAGGTCTCGATCCAGTTCCTCAAGGACGTCCGTGCCGAGATGAACCGTGTGTCCTGGCCGGATCGCCAGAGCGTGATTGCCTCCTCCGTGGTCGTCGTCTTCGTGCTGACCGTGACCGCGCTGTTCCTCGGGGGCGTCGATCTGGTGTTCGCCAAACTGCTCGAGCCAATTTTGAGATCCCGGTAG